A segment of the Acidaminococcales bacterium genome:
CATATGCATAGCGCAGAGGGTCCGCCCGGACGCAAAAGCGGTTTTCGGGGGGCGTGTCCTTATTGGCGGCCGCCCGTTTGTTCCAGTGCGAAAGTTAGGTTGACGCTTGCCGTCAGCGTTATGGCGCCGGCGAAAATCTGGTTGCCGGCAAACTCCGCCGCGTCAAGGGACTTTAAAGCGCGCGCCTGCGCGCCTGCGCCGTCGACTTCGGCTCTGAGCAAAGCGCCGACGCGGCGGCCGGCGCTTTGCGCCACTATGTCAGCTTTTTCCCTCCCGTCGCGCACCGCTTCGCTTAACAATTCTTTTTGCAGAGCCGCCGCGCCGGAGGCGGCAAACCGCACGCCGCTGAATTTGTTTGCACCTGCGGCCAACGCGGCGTCAATGACCGCCCCGATCGCGTCTAAATTGCGAATGTGTATGGTCAAAATGTTCTCCACTTCGTAAGCGGCTGCCCTTTCCCGACGGTTTTCTTCCGGCTGGTAGACAGGCCGCACGGAAAAATTTTCTGTTTTTATTTCTTTTTTCCCAATGCCCAAAGCCGCAAGGCTTTTAACGATGCCGTCCACCCTGGCCGCAGTTTCCGCGCCGGCCTTTTCAGTCTTTTCGTCCCGGGCGGATACGCCGAGCGTTATGTAGGCAACGTCAGGGGCAACCTCGCGCGCGGCGCTCCCCCGGACGCTTATCGTGTCGCCGCTTTCTGCGGCGGGCGCCGCCGCCGCCGGCAAGGCAAACAGCAACGCGCAGCATACTAGCGCCAGGCAAAAGCCAAAACGCCCGCTCATTCAAAACGCCCCCTTGTGTTTGGCCAACTGTTGCACGTCTTTGTCGCCGCGGCCTGACAGGTTGACTATGGCTATGTCGCCTTTGCCGAACTCGCCTGCCAGTTTTTTCAGCAAGGCAAGCGCATGGGCGCTCTCTAACGCGGGAATGATGCCCTCGCACAAACTTAGCGTTTCCAACGCCTCGACAGCCTCCCGGTCGGTAATGGCCCTATAGTCCACCCGGCCCGTATCCTTGAGCCAAGCGTGTTCCGGCCCTATCCCCGGGTAATCCAGGCCGGCCGAGATGGAGTAAACAGGTTTCACCTCGCCGCTTTCCTCTTGCAAGACATAGCTTTTCGACCCGTGCAGAACGCCTACCTTGCCTAAGGTAAGCGTCGCCGCGTGGTCGGGAGTGTCGAGGCCTTTGCCGGCCGCTTCCGCCCCGAACATTTTGACTTCTTTGTCCGCGAGGAAAGCCGTATAAAGCCCTATGGCATTGCTGCCGCCGCCTACGCAGGCAAACAGGGCATTGGGCAGGCGGCCTTCTTTGGCCAGTATCTGTTCGCGCGCCTCTTGGCCGATGACGCTGTGAAAATCGCGCACCATGGACGGATACGGATGCGGGCCGACCGCCGAGCCTATGATGTAGAATATGTCGTCCTTGTTGGCCACCCAATAATTTATCGCCGCGTCCACCGCTTCCTTGAGCGTGCCGGTACCATCGGTCACGGACACCACGTCCGCCCCCAGCATATTCATCCGGTAAAC
Coding sequences within it:
- a CDS encoding SIMPL domain-containing protein (The SIMPL domain is named for its presence in mouse protein SIMPL (signalling molecule that associates with mouse pelle-like kinase). Bacterial member BP26, from Brucella, was shown to assemble into a channel-like structure, while YggE from E. coli has been associated with resistance to oxidative stress.), which produces MSGRFGFCLALVCCALLFALPAAAAPAAESGDTISVRGSAAREVAPDVAYITLGVSARDEKTEKAGAETAARVDGIVKSLAALGIGKKEIKTENFSVRPVYQPEENRRERAAAYEVENILTIHIRNLDAIGAVIDAALAAGANKFSGVRFAASGAAALQKELLSEAVRDGREKADIVAQSAGRRVGALLRAEVDGAGAQARALKSLDAAEFAGNQIFAGAITLTASVNLTFALEQTGGRQ
- the trpB gene encoding tryptophan synthase subunit beta, encoding MNKAGFFGQYGGQYVPEGMLPILDHIAAEYDAIKGTGDFKEELAELFKNYVGRPSILYEAKNFTKKLGGPKIYLKREDLNHTGAHKINNCLGQALLARHMGKRHVIAETGAGQHGVATATAAALFGMKCTIFMGREDVERQALNVYRMNMLGADVVSVTDGTGTLKEAVDAAINYWVANKDDIFYIIGSAVGPHPYPSMVRDFHSVIGQEAREQILAKEGRLPNALFACVGGGSNAIGLYTAFLADKEVKMFGAEAAGKGLDTPDHAATLTLGKVGVLHGSKSYVLQEESGEVKPVYSISAGLDYPGIGPEHAWLKDTGRVDYRAITDREAVEALETLSLCEGIIPALESAHALALLKKLAGEFGKGDIAIVNLSGRGDKDVQQLAKHKGAF